A genomic window from Synechococcus sp. CBW1107 includes:
- a CDS encoding glycosyltransferase family 2 protein: MKLRPVPTVLFVVPCYNEEEVLGQTVNALLSELDQLNLSDLAARDGSGILLVDDGSIDATWKGIQFWIDQDPRVNGLRLSRNKGHQAALLAGLSVVVDLADVSISIDADLQDDIRTCRDMLLLYRQGFDIVYGVRADRSTDSATKRFFANFFYSFMVFMGVEIIPGHADFRMMSCRALAELLRYTENSLFLRGLIPQLGYKTERVYYDRKIRQSGSSKYPFRKSLSLAVDGIISLSYKPLRYIAYLGVIMSAASCITIILIIADYVRGGTIQGWPSLMVVVTTIGGVQLLAIGLIGEYLGRVYKEVKRRPRYHVRDAVGALLKSG; encoded by the coding sequence ATGAAACTACGCCCTGTCCCCACTGTTTTATTTGTTGTGCCTTGTTACAATGAGGAGGAGGTACTTGGTCAAACAGTCAATGCTCTGCTATCTGAGCTGGATCAACTCAATTTGAGTGATTTGGCGGCGCGGGACGGATCCGGCATTCTTCTTGTGGATGATGGCAGTATAGACGCCACTTGGAAGGGGATCCAGTTTTGGATAGATCAAGATCCACGGGTTAATGGGCTTCGGCTGTCACGTAACAAGGGGCATCAAGCTGCCCTATTGGCGGGCCTGTCAGTAGTGGTTGACTTGGCTGATGTATCCATCTCAATCGATGCCGATCTTCAGGATGATATCAGAACTTGCAGGGATATGTTGTTGCTTTATCGGCAGGGATTTGACATTGTCTATGGTGTTCGAGCTGATAGAAGCACTGATTCTGCAACGAAACGCTTCTTTGCAAATTTCTTTTATTCCTTTATGGTCTTCATGGGAGTTGAGATTATTCCCGGTCATGCTGATTTTAGGATGATGTCTTGCAGGGCTCTTGCTGAATTGCTTAGATATACGGAAAACTCGTTATTCCTCCGAGGACTGATTCCACAATTAGGCTATAAAACGGAACGTGTATACTATGATCGTAAAATCCGACAATCGGGTAGCTCCAAGTATCCCTTCCGTAAATCATTGTCACTTGCTGTTGATGGCATAATCTCCCTTAGTTACAAGCCTCTCAGGTATATTGCATATCTAGGAGTGATTATGTCGGCAGCCTCTTGCATTACTATTATTCTAATTATTGCTGACTATGTCCGGGGAGGAACTATTCAGGGCTGGCCTTCCTTGATGGTGGTTGTCACCACAATAGGTGGTGTCCAGTTGCTTGCTATCGGCTTAATCGGCGAATACCTTGGTCGCGTCTACAAGGAGGTAAAAAGGCGTCCTCGCTATCACGTACGTGATGCCGTTGGGGCTCTTTTGAAGTCAGGATAA
- a CDS encoding GtrA family protein, giving the protein MMPWFGFGEIRRFLLGGSLNTIIGSASIAVLQMISNNLLVSNVGGYIIGSISGYAIHSTYTFKTPRSKSTAKNYALIIGISYFVNLGALYSAYAMTGKALLSQAIAMGAYITVSFLLQARFAFPVNLRKSPKP; this is encoded by the coding sequence ATGATGCCTTGGTTTGGCTTTGGCGAAATCAGACGCTTCTTGCTGGGTGGCTCGCTGAATACAATCATAGGTTCAGCTTCCATAGCTGTACTGCAAATGATTAGCAACAATTTATTGGTTTCCAATGTGGGTGGATATATAATTGGTAGCATTTCAGGCTACGCAATCCATTCAACATATACATTCAAGACCCCCAGGTCCAAGAGCACAGCAAAAAACTATGCCCTAATCATCGGCATCAGTTATTTTGTAAATTTGGGCGCACTTTATAGTGCCTATGCCATGACCGGCAAGGCCCTGTTATCTCAGGCGATTGCCATGGGCGCTTATATCACGGTTAGCTTTTTATTGCAGGCGCGATTCGCATTTCCGGTTAATCTTAGAAAAAGTCCCAAGCCATAA
- the thiC gene encoding phosphomethylpyrimidine synthase ThiC, translating into MRSAWIEKRRGDANVSQMHYARQGLITEEMAYVAKKENLPESLVMEEVARGRMIIPANINHPNLEPMAIGIASRCKVNANIGASPNASDLEEEVAKLRLAVKYGADTVMDLSTGGVNLDEVRTAIINASTVPIGTVPVYQALESVYGSIEKLDEDDFLHIIEKHCQQGVDYQTIHAGLLIEHLPLVKGRLTGIVSRGGGILAQWMLHHHRQNPLFTRFDDIIEIFKRYDCSFSLGDSLRPGCQHDASDAAQLAELKTLGQLTRRAWEHDIQVMVEGPGHVPMDQIEFNVKKQMEECSEAPFYVLGPLVTDIAPGYDHITSAIGAALAGWHGTAMLCYVTPKEHLGLPNAEDVREGLIAYKIAAHAADIARHRPGARDRDDELSRARYAFDWNRQFELSLDPERAREYHDETLPADIYKQAEFCSMCGPKHCPMQTKITDEDLAGLESILRDKLMA; encoded by the coding sequence ATGCGCAGCGCCTGGATTGAGAAGCGACGCGGCGACGCCAACGTGTCGCAGATGCACTACGCCCGCCAGGGTTTGATCACCGAAGAGATGGCCTATGTGGCCAAGAAGGAGAATCTGCCCGAATCGCTGGTGATGGAGGAGGTGGCCCGGGGCCGCATGATCATCCCCGCCAACATCAACCACCCCAACCTGGAGCCGATGGCGATCGGCATCGCCAGCCGCTGCAAGGTGAACGCCAACATCGGCGCCTCCCCCAATGCCTCGGATCTGGAGGAAGAGGTGGCCAAGCTGCGTCTGGCTGTGAAGTACGGCGCCGACACGGTGATGGACCTCTCCACCGGCGGTGTCAACCTCGATGAGGTGCGCACGGCGATCATCAACGCCTCCACGGTGCCGATCGGCACCGTCCCTGTGTATCAGGCGCTCGAGAGCGTGTACGGCTCGATCGAGAAGCTCGACGAAGACGACTTCCTGCACATCATCGAGAAGCACTGCCAGCAGGGGGTCGACTACCAGACGATCCATGCCGGCCTGCTGATCGAGCACCTGCCGCTGGTGAAGGGACGCCTCACGGGCATCGTCAGCCGCGGCGGCGGAATCCTGGCCCAGTGGATGCTGCATCACCACCGCCAGAACCCGCTGTTCACGCGCTTCGACGACATCATCGAGATCTTCAAGCGCTACGACTGCAGCTTCTCCCTGGGCGATTCGCTGCGTCCGGGCTGTCAGCACGATGCGTCGGATGCCGCCCAGCTGGCCGAACTCAAGACCCTCGGCCAGCTCACCCGCCGCGCCTGGGAGCACGACATCCAGGTGATGGTGGAGGGTCCGGGCCACGTGCCAATGGACCAGATCGAGTTCAACGTGAAAAAGCAGATGGAGGAGTGCAGCGAGGCGCCCTTCTATGTGCTGGGCCCGCTTGTCACGGATATCGCCCCCGGCTACGACCACATCACCAGTGCCATCGGCGCGGCGCTGGCCGGCTGGCACGGCACAGCCATGCTCTGCTACGTGACACCGAAGGAGCACCTGGGGCTGCCCAACGCTGAAGATGTGCGTGAAGGCCTGATCGCCTACAAGATCGCGGCCCACGCCGCCGACATCGCCCGCCACCGCCCGGGTGCGCGTGACCGCGACGACGAACTCAGCCGCGCCCGCTACGCCTTCGACTGGAACAGGCAGTTCGAGCTCTCCCTTGATCCCGAACGCGCCCGCGAGTACCACGACGAAACCCTGCCCGCTGACATCTACAAACAGGCCGAATTCTGCTCGATGTGTGGCCCCAAGCATTGCCCGATGCAGACCAAGATCACCGATGAGGATCTGGCTGGCCTGGAGTCCATCTTGAGGGATAAGCTTATGGCTTGA
- a CDS encoding HEAT repeat domain-containing protein encodes MADPDSASPAGLNPEEIRQAIVSGDPSRALPALVGLRRLEAEQAVPLLLLGLEQEPFIVRSISCAGLGVKRSEAGWEALAAALSGDEDANVRAEAANALASYGVERAWPLLRRSFTGDDQWLVRCSILSALAEQPGIEPQVLLELAQMAIADADGSVRVGGAEILGRIVRESGASADLVEIAESARQRLIGLQQDPDHRVVAAALNGLQS; translated from the coding sequence ATGGCCGATCCAGATTCCGCCAGCCCGGCTGGCCTGAACCCCGAGGAGATTCGCCAGGCCATCGTCTCGGGTGATCCATCCCGCGCCCTGCCGGCCCTGGTGGGGCTGCGCCGGCTGGAGGCGGAGCAGGCCGTGCCCCTGCTGCTCCTGGGCCTGGAGCAGGAGCCGTTCATCGTCCGCTCGATCAGCTGCGCGGGCCTTGGGGTGAAGCGCAGCGAGGCCGGCTGGGAGGCGCTGGCGGCGGCCCTCAGCGGCGATGAGGATGCCAACGTGCGCGCCGAGGCCGCCAACGCCCTGGCCAGTTACGGGGTGGAGAGGGCCTGGCCGCTGCTGCGCCGGTCGTTCACTGGCGACGACCAGTGGCTGGTGCGCTGCAGCATCCTCTCGGCCCTGGCGGAGCAGCCGGGGATCGAGCCCCAGGTGCTGCTGGAACTGGCCCAGATGGCCATCGCCGATGCCGATGGCAGCGTGCGGGTGGGCGGTGCCGAGATTCTCGGCCGGATCGTCCGGGAGTCCGGTGCCAGCGCGGACCTGGTCGAGATCGCCGAGTCGGCACGGCAGAGGCTGATCGGCCTGCAGCAGGACCCGGACCATCGGGTGGTGGCGGCGGCCCTCAATGGTCTTCAGAGCTGA
- a CDS encoding DUF3188 domain-containing protein, translating into MALALSAPLLILLALVSMASRRGNQRLEAVPALLIGTGLLVSSGVSRARRRRTLLEALQEATPAQAPGSDRTNGVGG; encoded by the coding sequence ATGGCGCTGGCCCTCTCGGCCCCGCTGCTGATCCTGCTGGCACTGGTGAGCATGGCCTCCCGCCGAGGCAACCAGCGGCTCGAGGCGGTGCCGGCCCTGCTGATCGGGACCGGGCTGCTGGTGAGCAGTGGGGTGAGCCGGGCCCGGCGGCGCCGGACCCTGCTGGAGGCGCTGCAGGAGGCGACACCGGCACAGGCCCCCGGCAGCGATCGTACGAACGGCGTGGGAGGGTGA